One genomic segment of Thermovibrio guaymasensis includes these proteins:
- a CDS encoding CBS domain-containing protein — MTREVITLSPDEPVTKARKVMAEKFIAGTPITVGKKVVGIITTSDVLKVPPEELKETKVGQIMTPNPRCVLPQWNLLEVIRMFVSEGYGRAPVVKDFDSMELVGIISRADIARYLVKRGII, encoded by the coding sequence ATGACTAGAGAAGTTATAACCCTATCACCTGATGAGCCTGTAACAAAGGCAAGGAAGGTAATGGCAGAGAAGTTTATAGCCGGAACTCCAATAACCGTTGGAAAGAAAGTGGTAGGAATAATAACCACATCTGACGTCCTAAAGGTTCCCCCTGAAGAGTTGAAGGAAACAAAGGTAGGTCAAATAATGACCCCAAATCCAAGGTGTGTCCTTCCACAGTGGAACCTCCTTGAGGTTATAAGAATGTTCGTAAGCGAAGGCTACGGAAGGGCTCCAGTCGTTAAAGACTTTGACAGCATGGAACTCGTCGGAATAATTTCTAGGGCCGATATAGCCCGTTACCTAGTTAAAAGGGGAATCATTTAA
- the mutL gene encoding DNA mismatch repair endonuclease MutL, translating into MIRKLPQELIRKIASGQIAESPRSVLKELIENALDSGATSIKVEIESPFSFKVVDNGEGIGYRELPLTVERFATSKIENFEDLKSLRTYGFRGEALHAISQLSHLTIKSRKLDEPVGGILRVVGGEVKEYRPFPFKGGTSVEVKELFFNTPVRRRATSKGEKGLMLKTAKVYAMCHPEVEFKISSQRFFRSSLPERLYRVTGIQLQQVSSSRTKLFFNREVRGIKQVFVNKRSVKVPEIEKILDEKRLKSYILFIEISPEAVDFNVTPTKERVLIEDRTIFREVEELLREELSLPKVYALRDSSKVVYEVPPEPIGSDGTVIIAHDRENYYFFDQHLIHERVNYERLLKMLKRGEIPLTEVHPPVELPLELAEEVEKLGALYYREGNRIFVYKIPEILKPEDFSFLEERGSESVSDVACKRALKAGYRIENWKDFKELFKEFLQCENRETCPHGRPIYYKIPKKRIYSQIGRTLR; encoded by the coding sequence ATGATTAGGAAACTACCTCAAGAACTTATAAGGAAAATCGCCTCAGGGCAGATCGCAGAGAGCCCAAGGTCGGTTTTAAAGGAGCTTATCGAGAACGCCCTTGACTCGGGAGCTACCTCTATAAAGGTTGAAATTGAGAGCCCCTTTTCCTTTAAAGTCGTTGATAACGGAGAGGGAATCGGTTATAGGGAGCTCCCCCTAACAGTTGAGAGGTTTGCAACCAGCAAGATAGAGAATTTTGAAGACTTAAAAAGCTTAAGGACTTACGGCTTCAGGGGAGAGGCTCTCCACGCAATCTCCCAGCTCTCCCATCTTACTATAAAGAGCAGGAAACTGGACGAGCCCGTTGGAGGAATTCTAAGGGTAGTTGGGGGAGAGGTTAAGGAGTACAGACCCTTTCCATTCAAAGGAGGAACATCCGTAGAGGTTAAGGAACTCTTCTTTAATACTCCTGTAAGGAGAAGGGCAACCTCAAAGGGAGAAAAAGGATTAATGTTAAAAACTGCAAAGGTCTATGCAATGTGCCATCCAGAGGTTGAGTTTAAGATATCTTCCCAGAGGTTCTTCAGGAGCTCCCTACCTGAAAGGCTCTACAGAGTTACAGGAATTCAACTCCAACAGGTATCTTCAAGTAGAACGAAGCTCTTTTTCAACAGGGAAGTTAGAGGGATAAAACAGGTATTTGTTAACAAAAGGTCCGTAAAGGTTCCTGAGATTGAGAAAATCCTAGACGAGAAGAGGTTAAAGTCTTACATCCTATTTATTGAAATAAGCCCTGAAGCTGTTGATTTCAACGTAACTCCAACGAAGGAAAGGGTCCTAATTGAGGATAGAACGATTTTCAGAGAAGTTGAAGAACTCTTAAGAGAAGAGTTATCACTGCCAAAAGTTTACGCATTAAGGGACAGTTCAAAGGTAGTCTATGAAGTCCCTCCAGAGCCGATAGGTTCGGACGGAACTGTAATAATTGCCCACGATAGAGAAAACTACTACTTCTTTGACCAGCACCTAATCCACGAAAGAGTTAACTACGAAAGACTCTTAAAAATGCTGAAACGGGGAGAAATTCCTCTCACAGAAGTTCACCCACCAGTAGAACTTCCTCTAGAACTGGCCGAAGAGGTGGAGAAGTTGGGAGCTCTCTACTACAGAGAAGGAAACAGGATTTTTGTCTATAAAATACCCGAAATCCTTAAGCCGGAAGACTTTTCTTTCCTTGAAGAAAGGGGAAGCGAATCGGTCTCAGACGTTGCCTGTAAGAGAGCTCTCAAAGCAGGCTACAGAATAGAAAACTGGAAGGACTTTAAAGAGCTCTTTAAGGAGTTCCTCCAGTGTGAAAACAGAGAAACCTGCCCCCACGGAAGGCCAATCTACTATAAAATTCCTAAAAAGAGGATTTACAGTCAGATTGGAAGGACGTTAAGGTGA
- a CDS encoding NCS2 family permease: MKRELLAGITTFLTMSYILVVNPAILSSAGMPKDGVLFATAVSSAFATFLMGAYAKLPFALAPGMGLNAYFAYTVCDQMGVSWNTALGAVFIEGILFIIGALFGARRAILKLIPKNMAYGISGGIGLFITLIGLKNANLIESSKETILKLGNVTSPEALITLFTLLLIALLVNKRIPGSLLIGIIVSTFLGIAFREAHLPSHLIGLPKPTAAMQIDFQHLISVSILPVVLAFLIVDVFDTAGTLSALCTRLGIPLTDKRVERALMCDAAGTTVGAFLGTSTVTTYVESAAGVAAGGKTGLMAITVGGLFLLSLFLYPLIEVVPTFATSPVLIYVGFFMAQSLKNIEWEKFTESFPAFITFIGIPFTFSISNGILAGFAVYGALKFYEKLIKH, from the coding sequence GTGAAGAGAGAACTCCTGGCAGGAATAACGACTTTCCTCACAATGTCCTACATCCTGGTTGTTAACCCGGCAATCCTCTCAAGCGCTGGAATGCCGAAGGATGGAGTTCTCTTCGCAACTGCAGTCTCTTCAGCCTTTGCAACGTTTCTAATGGGAGCTTACGCAAAACTCCCCTTTGCCCTTGCCCCTGGAATGGGACTTAACGCCTACTTTGCCTATACGGTCTGCGACCAGATGGGCGTAAGCTGGAATACTGCTCTTGGTGCAGTGTTTATAGAAGGAATCCTATTTATAATTGGAGCTCTCTTTGGAGCAAGGAGAGCGATTTTAAAATTAATTCCAAAGAATATGGCCTACGGAATATCGGGAGGAATAGGTCTATTTATTACTCTAATCGGATTAAAAAACGCAAACCTCATTGAAAGTTCAAAGGAAACTATCCTAAAACTTGGAAACGTTACCTCCCCTGAAGCCCTTATAACTCTCTTTACCCTCCTCCTCATAGCTTTACTGGTAAATAAAAGAATTCCGGGAAGTTTGCTAATTGGAATAATTGTTTCAACGTTTCTAGGAATAGCCTTTCGAGAGGCACACCTTCCCAGCCATCTCATCGGACTTCCAAAACCTACAGCTGCAATGCAGATTGACTTTCAACACTTAATCTCAGTTTCAATTCTTCCTGTTGTCCTAGCCTTCTTAATTGTTGACGTCTTTGACACTGCAGGAACCCTATCAGCCTTGTGTACAAGACTCGGAATACCATTAACGGACAAAAGAGTTGAAAGAGCTCTAATGTGCGATGCAGCAGGAACTACAGTAGGAGCTTTCCTTGGAACTTCAACGGTGACAACTTACGTAGAAAGCGCTGCTGGAGTAGCTGCAGGGGGAAAGACCGGCTTAATGGCTATAACGGTTGGAGGTCTCTTTCTACTTTCGCTCTTCCTCTATCCCTTAATTGAGGTAGTACCTACTTTTGCTACCTCCCCAGTTCTCATCTACGTTGGGTTCTTCATGGCCCAGAGCCTAAAGAATATTGAATGGGAAAAGTTTACAGAATCCTTCCCGGCATTTATAACTTTTATTGGAATTCCCTTTACTTTCAGTATCTCTAACGGAATCTTAGCAGGATTTGCCGTTTACGGAGCTCTGAAGTTCTACGAAAAGTTAATCAAACATTAA
- a CDS encoding zinc metalloprotease HtpX yields MWNSLKTAILLGFLTGLLLLFGKLLGGNAGMVVALFMAALMNFGSWFFSDKIVLSMYGVRLLDQEEAPWLHETVEKLAKNAGIPKPKVGIAPMDVPNAFATGRNPEHGVVVVTPKIVELLDRDELEGVLAHEISHIKNRDTLIQAVAATIAGAITMLANMAQWFLMFGGTREEEEGNGWLETIGLIFMVILAPIAAAIIQMAISRAREYKADETGGIISGKPEALASALKKLEDYSRRIPAELVKQEVNPATSHLFIVNPLKGDFIAELFSTHPPTEKRIARLLELARKLFGRIRETFWRY; encoded by the coding sequence ATGTGGAACAGTTTAAAAACGGCAATACTCCTGGGATTCCTAACGGGACTCTTACTGCTGTTTGGAAAGCTCCTAGGCGGAAACGCCGGAATGGTTGTAGCCCTCTTCATGGCTGCACTAATGAACTTCGGAAGCTGGTTCTTCTCGGACAAGATAGTCCTATCCATGTACGGAGTAAGACTTTTAGACCAGGAAGAAGCACCTTGGCTCCACGAAACTGTTGAGAAGCTAGCAAAGAACGCTGGAATTCCAAAACCGAAAGTCGGAATAGCACCAATGGACGTCCCTAACGCCTTTGCAACTGGAAGGAACCCGGAACACGGAGTGGTTGTTGTAACTCCAAAAATAGTAGAACTCCTTGATAGGGATGAACTTGAAGGAGTCCTTGCCCATGAAATTTCCCACATAAAGAACAGGGATACCCTGATTCAGGCAGTTGCTGCAACAATTGCCGGTGCAATTACAATGCTTGCAAACATGGCCCAGTGGTTCTTAATGTTTGGAGGAACGAGGGAAGAAGAAGAGGGAAATGGCTGGCTTGAAACGATAGGTCTAATTTTCATGGTAATCCTTGCCCCAATTGCTGCAGCCATAATTCAGATGGCCATCTCAAGGGCAAGGGAGTACAAAGCAGATGAGACTGGAGGAATAATTTCCGGAAAGCCTGAAGCCCTTGCAAGCGCACTTAAGAAGCTTGAAGACTACTCAAGGAGAATACCCGCTGAACTTGTAAAACAGGAGGTTAACCCTGCAACAAGCCACCTCTTTATAGTTAACCCCCTTAAAGGGGACTTTATAGCAGAGCTCTTTTCAACCCATCCTCCGACTGAAAAGAGAATTGCAAGGCTTTTGGAGCTTGCTAGAAAGCTTTTTGGTAGAATAAGGGAAACTTTCTGGAGATACTAA
- a CDS encoding chloride channel protein — protein sequence MSQKEDWNILLSFIKGCARTNFKYRFDLSSISIFFGRWIPFAFTVGITTGAIASLMDVLIVEINKLLTQNPPLLLLYPLLISSITGFALSVDPIVGGPGIGYAILHLKTKLYIPLRTVLLKLITSTLALSGGFIAGREGPSFFIGVALGEWLGKAHGIGRKYKNLLGLIGGGAFTGALLKAPLGSSIFAMELEEMYNLDYRPFVPMIVASIISYLTFSFFRGESTFIYLSKEPVWELRTIPYILVMGLIISLIIYVYTFIFHTCNCSSKFFDTKSRPVVGTALAIPVMLILYLTTKDTDLLSAPAHMGIVSKLAQNVFPIGVDILIVVAVILVTSFTLAFGIPGGLVLPNLLIGAAVGNIFGHFFPEEIVTFTLAGMGAALAAGAKTPLAAIVMITEMTHADVVIPMTAAVIASYTTSFGFSLYLGQEIKLKPMSEGEEGKSEG from the coding sequence TTGTCCCAAAAAGAAGATTGGAACATCCTCCTTTCCTTCATAAAAGGATGCGCAAGGACAAACTTTAAATACCGATTTGACCTATCCTCAATCTCAATATTCTTCGGCCGGTGGATTCCCTTCGCCTTCACAGTGGGGATTACCACCGGCGCTATTGCCTCTTTAATGGACGTTTTAATAGTTGAAATTAACAAACTCCTGACTCAAAACCCTCCCCTTCTGCTGCTTTATCCCCTCTTGATCTCTTCAATTACTGGATTTGCCCTCTCCGTTGACCCGATAGTAGGAGGTCCGGGAATTGGTTACGCAATACTGCACCTAAAGACGAAACTCTACATTCCACTAAGAACAGTTCTGCTAAAGCTGATTACCTCAACTTTAGCACTTTCTGGAGGTTTTATAGCAGGAAGGGAAGGCCCTTCCTTCTTCATCGGCGTTGCTCTAGGGGAGTGGTTGGGGAAAGCTCACGGTATTGGAAGGAAGTATAAGAATTTGCTGGGCCTAATAGGGGGAGGAGCCTTTACAGGAGCTCTCCTTAAAGCTCCTTTAGGAAGTTCAATATTTGCAATGGAACTTGAGGAGATGTACAACCTTGATTACCGTCCCTTTGTCCCGATGATTGTTGCCTCAATAATCAGCTATCTAACTTTTTCCTTCTTTAGAGGGGAAAGTACCTTTATCTACCTCTCTAAAGAGCCGGTATGGGAACTCAGAACGATACCCTACATATTAGTTATGGGACTTATAATTAGCCTTATAATCTACGTATACACTTTCATCTTCCACACGTGTAACTGCTCAAGTAAGTTCTTTGATACGAAAAGTAGACCCGTCGTTGGAACGGCCCTTGCAATTCCGGTAATGCTGATTCTTTACCTAACAACAAAGGATACGGATCTCCTATCCGCCCCTGCCCACATGGGAATAGTTTCAAAACTTGCACAGAACGTATTTCCCATCGGCGTGGATATCTTAATAGTTGTTGCAGTAATACTAGTAACCAGCTTTACACTTGCCTTTGGAATTCCAGGAGGACTCGTTCTTCCCAACCTCCTGATTGGAGCGGCAGTCGGCAATATCTTTGGGCATTTTTTCCCCGAAGAAATAGTAACATTTACCCTTGCAGGAATGGGAGCGGCCCTTGCTGCAGGAGCCAAAACTCCCCTTGCAGCAATAGTCATGATTACGGAGATGACCCATGCAGACGTCGTAATTCCAATGACAGCTGCAGTAATAGCCAGCTATACTACAAGTTTTGGTTTCAGCCTCTACCTTGGGCAGGAGATAAAGTTAAAACCGATGTCTGAAGGAGAAGAGGGAAAAAGTGAAGGTTAA
- the coaBC gene encoding bifunctional phosphopantothenoylcysteine decarboxylase/phosphopantothenate--cysteine ligase CoaBC: MKVKGKKIVLGITGSIAAYKGIEVVRELQKRGATVKAAITEAGKSFIGKLTLEALTGYPVYDKVIPKSGTEIRHTSLAQWGELLVIAPATANTLAKIAYGIADTSVTELALCFGRGIVAPAMNVRMYENPVTQENMKKLRDLGWEIVEPKSGYLACGETGRGRLAEVREIVEAVEYWFYPKILSGKKVVVTAGPTREYIDPVRFISNPSSGKMGYAIAKVAAAMGAEVTLISGKTCLDVPYRVKRITVETVEQMKEAALKEFEKADVYISAAAVGDYTPVKRSNEKIKKGEGELVLRLKRTTDILKLIGQRKREDQVVVGFAAETGNLVKNAKEKLRKKNLDLIVANDVRKGVFGSSETEVFVLNSKGNFTEIRGSKEGVAEGILKLVAEIMKRRG, encoded by the coding sequence GTGAAGGTTAAAGGAAAGAAAATAGTCCTTGGAATAACCGGAAGTATAGCCGCCTACAAGGGAATTGAAGTGGTGAGGGAGCTCCAGAAAAGGGGAGCTACCGTTAAGGCTGCCATTACCGAGGCGGGAAAGAGCTTCATCGGAAAGTTAACACTTGAAGCCCTAACAGGTTATCCGGTTTACGATAAAGTGATTCCTAAAAGTGGAACCGAAATAAGACACACTTCACTTGCCCAGTGGGGTGAACTCCTAGTCATAGCTCCTGCAACCGCAAATACTTTAGCAAAGATAGCCTACGGAATAGCAGATACATCCGTTACAGAGCTTGCCCTTTGTTTTGGAAGAGGCATAGTCGCCCCGGCAATGAACGTTAGGATGTACGAAAATCCAGTCACTCAAGAAAACATGAAGAAATTAAGGGATTTAGGTTGGGAAATAGTTGAACCCAAAAGCGGATACCTTGCTTGTGGAGAGACTGGTAGAGGAAGGCTTGCAGAAGTTAGGGAGATAGTTGAGGCCGTAGAGTACTGGTTCTACCCAAAAATTCTAAGTGGGAAAAAAGTAGTAGTAACTGCAGGGCCAACTAGGGAGTATATAGACCCTGTAAGGTTCATCTCTAACCCTTCAAGTGGAAAGATGGGCTACGCCATTGCAAAAGTTGCTGCAGCAATGGGTGCAGAGGTTACTCTGATAAGCGGGAAAACATGCCTTGACGTTCCCTACAGGGTAAAGAGAATTACCGTTGAAACAGTTGAGCAGATGAAAGAAGCTGCCCTTAAGGAGTTTGAGAAGGCCGACGTTTACATATCGGCAGCTGCAGTTGGAGACTACACCCCCGTTAAAAGGAGTAATGAGAAGATAAAGAAAGGAGAAGGGGAGCTAGTTCTAAGGCTGAAGAGGACCACCGATATACTAAAACTGATTGGTCAGAGGAAAAGAGAAGATCAGGTTGTAGTAGGATTTGCTGCTGAAACGGGGAACCTAGTTAAGAACGCAAAGGAGAAGTTAAGGAAAAAGAACCTTGATCTAATAGTTGCAAATGACGTAAGGAAAGGAGTGTTCGGGAGCTCTGAAACGGAAGTTTTTGTTCTTAACAGTAAAGGTAATTTCACAGAGATAAGGGGAAGTAAGGAAGGAGTAGCTGAGGGAATTTTGAAACTGGTAGCTGAAATTATGAAAAGGAGGGGCTAA
- the metG gene encoding methionine--tRNA ligase: MEKFYVTTPIYYVNDKPHLGHAYTTTAADVVARFNRFLGRDVFFLTGTDEHGQKIQQAAEKRGMIPKEFVDFLVPVFKELWKKLNISYDHFIRTTDPEHVKAVQHIFMKCYENGDIYLGEYEGWYCIPCETYYTEKDLIDGRLCPMCKREVVRVKEESYFFRLSKYQDRLLEFYEENPDFIAPEFRRNEVVNFVKQGLKDLSISRTSFTWGIPVPVNPKHVIYVWFDALTNYLTAVGYPDDTERFNRYWPADLHLVGKDILRFHAVYWPAFLMSAGLPLPKRVFAHGWWTVEGEKMSKSKGNVVDPFDIIEKFGVDQVRFFLFREVSFGLDGDFSYEKLVARINGELANDLGNLFNRTLSMLKKYRKSVIPEPKGDFDDLDVKIKNKASATLKAVAQMIPKAELSKALDEIWQFVGFVNYYIDRRAPWTLNKEGKDQELDTVLYNMVESLRFITVFLYPYMPSSAQRMADLLRLDRKVEDLRVSEFEEWGGMEPGKEVEKGGILFPRIEYDKDTGEVRIAKTKKG, from the coding sequence GTGGAGAAGTTCTACGTAACAACTCCAATTTACTACGTTAACGATAAACCGCACCTTGGACACGCCTATACAACTACTGCTGCAGACGTTGTAGCCCGCTTTAACAGATTTCTAGGTAGGGACGTCTTTTTCTTAACTGGAACCGACGAACACGGCCAGAAGATTCAGCAGGCGGCAGAGAAGAGGGGGATGATCCCAAAAGAGTTTGTTGACTTCCTCGTCCCTGTTTTTAAGGAGCTCTGGAAGAAATTAAACATCTCTTATGACCACTTTATCAGAACTACCGATCCTGAACACGTTAAAGCCGTTCAGCACATATTCATGAAGTGCTACGAGAACGGGGATATCTACCTTGGAGAGTACGAAGGTTGGTACTGTATTCCCTGTGAGACCTACTACACTGAAAAGGACTTGATAGATGGGCGTCTATGCCCTATGTGTAAGAGGGAAGTTGTTAGGGTCAAGGAGGAGAGCTACTTCTTTAGGTTAAGTAAGTATCAGGATAGGCTCTTAGAGTTCTACGAAGAGAACCCAGACTTTATTGCTCCTGAGTTTAGGAGGAATGAGGTAGTTAACTTTGTAAAGCAGGGTTTGAAGGACCTTTCAATATCAAGGACGAGCTTTACCTGGGGAATTCCGGTTCCAGTTAACCCTAAACACGTAATTTACGTTTGGTTTGACGCTCTAACGAACTACTTAACGGCTGTTGGCTATCCAGACGATACCGAAAGGTTTAACCGTTACTGGCCGGCAGACCTTCACCTTGTAGGTAAGGATATCCTGCGCTTCCATGCCGTATATTGGCCGGCATTCTTGATGTCGGCAGGCCTTCCGCTTCCTAAGAGGGTTTTTGCCCACGGCTGGTGGACTGTTGAAGGTGAGAAGATGAGTAAGTCAAAGGGGAACGTTGTAGATCCCTTTGATATAATTGAGAAGTTTGGAGTTGACCAAGTTCGTTTCTTCCTATTTAGGGAAGTCTCTTTTGGTCTTGATGGGGATTTCTCCTATGAAAAGCTCGTTGCCAGGATTAACGGAGAGCTTGCCAACGACCTTGGAAACCTGTTTAACAGAACCCTTTCAATGCTCAAGAAGTACAGGAAGAGCGTTATTCCTGAGCCGAAGGGAGATTTTGATGACCTTGACGTTAAGATTAAAAATAAGGCCTCTGCTACTTTAAAGGCAGTTGCTCAGATGATACCGAAGGCTGAACTTTCAAAGGCTTTAGATGAGATATGGCAGTTTGTTGGATTTGTTAACTACTACATAGATAGGAGAGCTCCGTGGACCCTCAATAAGGAGGGAAAGGACCAGGAGCTTGATACGGTTCTTTACAACATGGTTGAATCCTTAAGATTTATAACTGTCTTCCTCTATCCATACATGCCCTCTTCCGCCCAGAGGATGGCCGACCTTCTAAGGCTTGATAGGAAGGTTGAAGATCTGAGGGTTTCAGAGTTTGAAGAGTGGGGTGGAATGGAGCCTGGAAAGGAGGTAGAAAAGGGCGGCATTCTCTTCCCAAGGATTGAGTACGACAAGGATACCGGTGAAGTTCGCATTGCAAAGACGAAGAAGGGTTAA
- a CDS encoding 2,3,4,5-tetrahydropyridine-2,6-dicarboxylate N-succinyltransferase: MEELKRMIEEAWENRELLKDEKYKEAVREVVDLLDKGKVRVAERISVGNWKVNDWVKKAILLFFPISDMKVMEVGPFEYYDKIPLKKEWEKLGVRVVPPATARYGSYIEPGAILMPSYVNIGAYVGSGTMVDTWATVGSCAQIGKNVHLSGGVGIGGVLEPPNARPVIIEDNCFIGSRCIIVEGAVIEEEAVLGAGVVITASTKIIDVTGDEPVEYNGRVPARSVVIPGTRVKKFPAGEYQIPCALIIGKRKESTDKKTSLNEVLREFNVPV, encoded by the coding sequence ATGGAAGAGCTAAAGAGGATGATTGAGGAGGCCTGGGAAAACAGGGAGCTCTTAAAGGATGAGAAGTATAAAGAAGCTGTTAGAGAAGTAGTTGATCTTTTAGACAAAGGAAAGGTTAGAGTAGCTGAGAGGATTAGTGTTGGAAACTGGAAAGTTAACGACTGGGTTAAGAAGGCCATTCTCCTCTTTTTCCCAATAAGCGATATGAAAGTAATGGAAGTTGGTCCCTTTGAGTACTACGATAAGATTCCACTGAAGAAGGAATGGGAAAAGTTGGGAGTTAGAGTAGTTCCTCCTGCGACAGCTAGGTACGGCTCTTACATTGAACCTGGAGCGATTTTAATGCCTTCCTACGTTAACATCGGTGCGTACGTTGGTTCTGGAACTATGGTTGATACCTGGGCCACGGTTGGCTCATGTGCTCAGATAGGGAAGAACGTTCACCTTTCCGGAGGAGTTGGAATTGGCGGTGTCCTTGAACCTCCAAATGCAAGGCCTGTAATTATTGAGGATAACTGTTTCATAGGTTCAAGGTGCATAATTGTTGAAGGTGCTGTAATTGAAGAGGAGGCAGTTTTAGGGGCAGGAGTTGTTATAACAGCTTCAACAAAGATAATAGACGTTACGGGAGATGAACCGGTTGAGTATAATGGAAGGGTCCCTGCAAGGAGCGTTGTAATTCCCGGAACTAGGGTTAAGAAGTTCCCTGCAGGAGAGTATCAAATCCCATGTGCTCTTATTATTGGAAAGCGTAAAGAGTCAACGGATAAGAAGACTTCACTGAATGAGGTCTTGAGGGAGTTTAACGTTCCTGTTTAA
- the xth gene encoding exodeoxyribonuclease III yields MLRVATWNVNSIRVRRDLVINWIKSKGINCAGFQEVKVEPSLYPFRSFKKVGYGCYVHSQKAYNGVAVCTDIEPKEVIKGWPDGEEDEKRIITVKFPNFSLVNVYVPRGGVKGTERHAYKIYFLTKLKLFLEENFSPEDLLIVLGDFNVALTEIDVYDPEIWRGRVGFMEDEREALKELLSFGLYNLFRNFHPDEKKYTWWDIETGTFSRNQGLRIDYIFVTKPLLERAVECDIDVEPRKRKGKILPSDHAPVYATFDLKGGR; encoded by the coding sequence ATGCTGAGAGTTGCCACTTGGAACGTAAATTCAATCAGGGTTAGGCGAGATCTGGTAATCAACTGGATTAAGTCTAAGGGAATAAACTGTGCAGGGTTTCAGGAAGTAAAAGTAGAGCCTTCACTTTACCCTTTCCGTTCCTTCAAAAAGGTAGGTTACGGCTGTTACGTCCACTCTCAAAAGGCTTACAACGGAGTTGCAGTCTGTACAGATATTGAACCTAAAGAGGTTATAAAGGGCTGGCCGGATGGAGAAGAGGATGAGAAGAGGATAATAACCGTTAAGTTTCCAAACTTCTCCCTGGTTAACGTTTACGTTCCAAGGGGTGGAGTTAAGGGAACTGAGAGGCACGCTTACAAGATCTACTTCCTTACGAAGTTAAAGCTCTTCCTGGAAGAGAACTTCTCTCCGGAGGATTTACTGATAGTTTTAGGGGACTTTAACGTAGCTTTGACTGAAATTGACGTTTACGACCCGGAAATCTGGAGAGGAAGAGTAGGTTTTATGGAAGATGAGAGAGAAGCCTTAAAGGAGCTCCTATCTTTCGGGCTCTACAACCTATTTAGGAATTTCCATCCTGACGAGAAAAAGTATACCTGGTGGGACATAGAGACTGGGACTTTTAGCAGGAATCAGGGCTTAAGAATTGACTATATTTTCGTGACAAAGCCTCTCCTTGAAAGGGCAGTTGAGTGTGACATTGATGTTGAACCAAGGAAGAGAAAGGGTAAAATCCTACCCTCAGACCACGCTCCAGTTTATGCTACATTTGATTTAAAGGGAGGTAGATGA
- a CDS encoding MotA/TolQ/ExbB proton channel family protein has product MVGVEILQKAGVVGYVILFLSVISVAIIIEKFLVLRLSKLLPKEDLRLIVEFLSQGNIPDAVELCKKRRSFLTEVIYEAIKNMGIPTRENFLSSFEVSAKRKLSELERGLTLLATIAAVSPLLGLLGTVIGMVKIFGVLNAGGGAIGNPQELSAGVAQALLTTIFGLVVAIPAIVMYNIFQRKLDKIATELESAGILIANNFKGLKK; this is encoded by the coding sequence GTGGTAGGAGTGGAGATCCTTCAGAAAGCAGGAGTTGTTGGGTACGTAATTTTATTCCTTTCCGTTATTTCAGTGGCAATAATAATTGAAAAGTTTCTGGTTCTAAGGTTAAGTAAGCTCCTTCCTAAAGAGGACTTAAGGCTTATCGTTGAGTTCCTGAGTCAGGGGAACATTCCAGATGCCGTTGAGCTCTGTAAGAAGAGGAGGAGCTTTTTAACAGAGGTTATCTATGAAGCAATTAAGAATATGGGGATTCCTACTAGGGAAAACTTCTTAAGTTCCTTTGAGGTAAGCGCAAAGAGGAAGTTAAGTGAGCTTGAAAGGGGGTTAACTCTCCTTGCAACGATTGCTGCCGTTTCTCCACTCCTTGGACTTCTAGGAACTGTTATAGGGATGGTAAAGATCTTTGGAGTTCTGAACGCTGGAGGAGGAGCAATAGGTAACCCTCAAGAGCTCTCCGCCGGCGTTGCTCAGGCCCTCTTAACAACGATTTTTGGCCTCGTTGTTGCAATTCCTGCAATAGTTATGTACAACATCTTTCAGAGGAAACTTGATAAGATTGCCACCGAGCTTGAGAGTGCAGGGATCTTAATTGCCAATAACTTTAAAGGTTTGAAGAAATAA